CTTGAGTCGGCTCATTATCGGTCGTCGACGGTCATTCCAGGCTCAGCCTGAGGGCGGCGGCAATGGCGAATGGCGCCAGCGTCGCGGCCGCCACCAGCATGGCCACCATCAGGCCAAGCTGCCCATTGTAAGGCAAGCCGTCCACGGCCGCCCCTGTCGCGTTGGTGGCGAGGATCAGCACCGGCACGTAGAGCGGGAAGACCAGCAGTGAAAGCAACTGACCGCCACGACGGGCACCCACGGTCAACGCGCTGCCGATGGCGCCGATGGCACTCAGCGTCGGCGTGCCGATGGCCAGTGTCAGCGCCAATATGACAGCGCCTTCGGCCGGCAACTGCATCCACACCGAAAGCAGCGGTGACAGCAGCACGATGGGCAGCCCCGCCACCAGCCAGTGCGCGCAGACCCGGGCCAGGGCCACCAGTGTCAGCGAATGGCCGGAGACCACCCACTGCTCGATACTGCCGTCGTCCCAGTCAGCGCGGAACAGCGTGTCCAGCGACATCACCGTGGCCAGCAGCGCGGCAATCCAGATCACGCCGGGGGCCATATCGGCCAGCCTTTGCGGCGACGGGCTCACTCCCAGGGGGAACAGGCTGACGACGACGGCCAGGAACACCAGCGGCTGCAGGATTTCCGCGCGTCGCCGGAAGGCGAGCTTCAGGTCACGGCGGAACACCGGGCCGAACGCGGCCCCGGCGGGTGATTGTGGCCCGTGGTCGTTCATGCGTCCGCCTCCGCCGGCCGGATGGCGAGTTCCCGGAAGCCGGCGATGGCCGGTTTCAGGTCGCCGTGCGTACTCATGACACAGGCACCACCACTGGCCAGGTGCGCCGCCAGCAGCCCGTCCAGCATGGCCGCGCCTTCGCGGTCCAGGTTGGCATAGGGTTCATCCAGCAGCCATAACGACGCCGGGGCCAGCAGCAGCCGGGCCAGGGCGCAGCGCTTGCGCTGGCCGGCTGACAGCGTTCCGGCCATTTGCCGTGTCGCCGCCGCCAGGCCCACCCGCTCGGCCGCGGCCTGCAGGTCGGCAGTGGGCGAGCCGGCGAAATCCCGCGCCAGCCGCAGGTTTTCGAGCACGTCCAGGTCGTCTTTCAGCGCCAGGCGGTGGCCAATCCAGGCCGTGGCAACGCGGCGGGTCACGTGGCCGGAGCTGGGTGCCCCCAGGCCGGCGAGCAGCCGCAGCAGCGTGGTCTTGCCCGATCCGTTCGCGCCGGTCAGCACCCACAGTTCTCCCGCGGCGACGTCGAGGTCGACCGGGGCGAACACCGGGTGGAAATGGCGTTCCAGGGTCAGGTGGGTGGCTTGTAGCATCGATGGTCGGAAAGCGGCCTGGGCGCTAATGCTACGGGCTGTTTCCGGGCAAGTCCATGCAACTGCTTCATAAGCCGCACATAGGCATTCACACGCCGGCCTGTTAGATTAACCGGCCGCCTGCCATATTCCGGAGTTCCGTTTTACATGTCCCAGTACGATTACGACCTGTTTGTCATCGGCGCCGGTTCCGGCGGCGTCCGTGCCGCCCGTATCGCCGCGGGGCATGGCGCGCGCGTGGGAATCTGCGAGGAAAGCCGCGTCGGCGGTACCTGCGTGATCCGCGGATGCGTACCGAAGAAACTGCTGTCGTACGCGGCACATTTCGCCGAGGAATTCGAGGATGCCGCCGGTTTCGGCTGGACCGTGGGCGAAACGCGCTTCGACTGGGCGACCCTGGTCGCCAACAAGGACCGCGAAATCGACCGGCTGGAAGGGATCTACCAGTCGCTGCTGTCCGGCTCAGGCGTGGACCTGGTCGAGGGTCGCGGCACCCTGGTGGACCCGCATACCGTGGCCGTGGGCGAACGCCGCATCACCGCGGAGCGCATCCTGCTGGCCGTGGGCGGCTGGCCCTGGGTACCGGACTTTCCCGGCCGTGAGCATGTCATCACCTCCAACGAGGCGTTTCACCTGGAGTCGCTGCCCGGCCGGGTCATCGTGGTCGGCGGCGGCTATATCGCCTGCGAGTTTGCCGGCATCTTCAATGGCCTGGGCTCGGAAACCCACCAGGTCTATCGCGGTGACGCGGTGTTGCGCGGGTTTGATGATGATGTGCGGCGCGTGGTCGGGCGCGAAATGACGGCGAAAGGCGTGCGCTTCCACCTCGAGGACAACATCCAGGCCATCCGGCCGGTGGACGGCGCGCTACGCGCCACGCTCGACAGCGGCGACGAGATCGACGCCGACTGCGTGATGTACGCAACCGGCCGAGTGCCAAAATCCGAAGGGTTGGGACTGCGGGCGGCCGGCGTGGACGTGCGCGCGGACGGCTCCGTGCCGGTCGACGAATACTCGAAGACCAATGTCGACAGCGTGTTCGCGGTGGGCGACATCACCCACCGGGTCAACCTGACGCCGGTGGCCCTGCACGAGGGCCACGCGTTCGCCGACACTCAGTTTGGCGGCATGCCGCGCCCGGTCGACCATGCCTTCGTGCCTTCGGCGGTATTTTCACAGCCGCAGGTGGGCAGCGTGGGCTGGCCGGAACACGAGGCACGGAACCACTACGGCGACATCGACGTCTACAGGTCAGAGTTCCGGCCGATGAAGCACACGCTGTCCGGGCGCCAGGAAAAGGCGCTGATGAAAATGATCGTGGCCCGTGAGACCCGCAAGGTTGTGGGCCTGCACGTGGTCGGCCCTGACGCACCAGAGATTGTCCAGGGCTTCGCCGTGGCCGTAAAATGCGGCCTGACGAAAGAACAATTTGACGCCACCATCGGCATCCATCCGACGGCGGCCGAGGAGCTTGTCACCATGCGACAGGCCGTTTCGGATTAATGAGGGGTACCCGAGTCATGTCCACTTTCCTGAACAGTCGCCCGGCCCGGGCGCTTATTGTGCTGCTGGCCGCGGCACTGGCGTCCACGGCACTGGGTAAATCCGCCGACGGCCGCCGGACCACCGCGACGACGCAGCGATACATCGTCATCTACGCCGATGACCCCCTGGTCAGGCACCTGTCGAATGCACCCCGCGACACCGCGGTGCTGACCAGCGCCCGGCACTCGGCGGCGAAGCTGCCCGCCGGCCGGCTAAACGTCCATTCGCCCACGGCCGCCAGCTACATGGCCGTGCTGGATGCCAGCCAGCGTGACATCGAGGCCCGTGCCTCGGCCCTGCTGGGCCGCGACCTGGAACCGGCGCGCCGCTACCGCGTCGCCACCAACGGTATCGCGGTTGACCTGGACGCCACCGAGGTCAAGCGCCTGGGCAAGCTGGACGGCATCGCCGGCATTTACCCGGACCTGGTCCACCGGATGAACACCGATTCCGGCCCGGTCTGGATTGGCGCGGACGCCATCTGGAACGGCCTGGACGGTATCCCGGCCACCGAGGGCGAGGGTGTTGTCGTTGGTATCATCGATTCCGGCATCAACTGGGAGCACCTGTCATTCGCGGATGCCGGTGACGATGGCGGTTATGACTTCGTCAATCCTTATGGCGAACAACTGGGGCTGTGTTCGCAGGAGGACGTGCTGTGTAACGACAAGCTCGTGGGTGTTTACGACTTTGTCGAGGATGACCCGAACACGGAAGTGGTCGAGGAGAACACCGACGGCCGCGACAATACCGACCACGGCTCGCACGTATCGTCGATCGCCGCCGGCAACCCGCTGTCCGGGCTGTCCATCGGCAGCTCGCCGCTGGTGCTGTCCGGTGTCGCGCCCAATGCCAACATTGTGTCCTACCGCGCCTGTTTCCTGGGTGACCCGGACGATTTCGATGACGATGGCTGCCAGTCGTCAGCCCTGCTGGAGGCCATCGACCAGGCCATCCTCGACGAAGTCGACGTGATCAACTACTCGATCGGTTCCGGCCCGTTCTCACCGTGGCAGGCACCGACGGCCATGGCGTTCCTGGAGGCCTACGAGGCCGGCATTTTCGTCGCCACCTCGGCCGGCAATGACGGCCCCGCGGCGGGCAGCGTCGGCAACCCGGCGATGGCGCCGTGGATCGTCGCTGTGGGCAGCGCCACGCACGACCGCGTGTTTGCCAACGTGCTGCAGAACATGCAGGGCGGCGACACGACCCCGCCGATGGACATGTACGGCACCAGCGGAACGGACCAGAGCCCGCTGGGCCTGACCGATATCGTTCACGCCGCCGACTACGGTTTCCCGCTCTGCGGCACGGGCCCTGCTGAACTGGGCCAGTTCTGTGAAGACAATACCGGTGCTTCAAACCCGTTCGAGGACGGCACCTTCACCGGCAAGATCGTCGTCTGCGACCGCGGCACCTATGGCCGGGTCGAGAAGGGCAAGAACGTCCTGGAGGCCGGCGCCGCCGGTTATGTGCTGGCCAACACCGAGCTGAACGGTGAAGCCACCGACAGCGACGAACACTGCCTGCCGGCTACCCATGTCGGCAAGACCGACGGCGACATCCTGCGGTCCTGGCTGGATAGCGGCATTGGCCACCAGGCCGCTTTCTCCGGATTCACCATTGCCCACGTCGACAGCGCCGGCGACCTGCTCAGCAGCTTCTCCTCGCGCGGCCCGACGCGGCCGCCCGCCGAAGATATCCTGAAACCGAACCTTCTCGCACCGGGCTTTGACATCCTGGGTGCGTCCAGCGAAGGCGCGGGCGCGCAGTCCGGCTTCGTGTTCCTGAACGGCACCTCGATGGCCTCGCCGCACGTAGCCGGTGCTGCCGCGCTGTTGCGGGCGGTCGACCCGGATACGACCCCTGCGATGATCGCTTCCGCCCTGCAGCTCACCGCGACGCGGGAACTGGCCCGCAACGAGGTGGGCGAGCCGGCGACCCTGCACGAGGTCGGCCATGGCCGCCCGCGGCTCAGTGAAGCCGCGCGCGCAGGCCTCTATTTCGACGAGACCTGGACCAATTTCTCCGCCGCGAACCCCGCGTTTGGCGGCGAGCCGCGCAACCTGAACCTGCCCAGCCTGATGGACGCCAACTGCGCCGACAGCTGTGAATTCACGCGCGTCGTGAAGCCACTGGTGCCGGGCAAGGAGTGGACCGTCACGCCGATGGATTTCCCGGAAGGCGTGGAGGTCACGGTGACGCCAGGCACGTTTACGCTGGCTGACGGCGCCGAGCAGTCACTGGCCATTACCGTCGACGTCACCGGCTCGAGCCAGATCGGCGACTGGGTGTTCGGCGAGATTCGCATGACCGCCGATGCTGTGCCCGACGCGTCCATGGTGGTCGCGGTGTTTGCCTCCGGCGGTGACCTGCCTGCAGAGCTGGACATTGCCAGTGACCAGGGCGCCGGCACCCAGGTGTTCGAGCTGTCAGGACTGGCCGAGATCACCCAGGGCGTCTATAGCGCCGGTGGTTTCGTTGGCCTGCAAAAACGCACCGAGGGGCTGGTCGAAGATCCGTCGTTCGATAACGCTTACGACGGTGGCGCAGGCACATTTACCCAGCTGGTTAACGTGCCGGCCGATGCGCTGTGGCTGCATTCCAGCACCGAGGCGTCGGACGCACTCGATCTCGACTTGTTCGTTGGCTACGACACCAACGGCAATGGCCTGGCGGACGAGTCTGAAGAACTGTGCGCCAGCACCACGCCGGAAGACCTCGAGCTCTGCGACATTTTCACCCCGCGCGAAGGCCAGTGGTGGATCGTGGTGCAGAACTGGGAAGACGGCATCGATGAAGGCGGCGCCGGCAACGGCACCACCGAGCAGGATGCGACCCTGGTCTGGGGTGTGGTGGCCGAAAGCGCTGACTCCAACCTGGTCGCCACCGGCCCCGGAATTGTCGAGGGCGGCGCGACCTTCCCGCTGCAGGTGGGCTGGGACAACGTCGCGGCGGTGCCGGGCCAGCGCCTGATGGGCGCCATTGCCATCGGCCGCAGCCAGGCCACCCCGGGTGACATCGGCGTGGTGCCGGTGTGGTTCCAGCGCTCCGGCCTGGGTAGCTTCCCGACCCGTGTGCTGGCCGACGAACGCTCGCACCGCTTCGCGCTGGCGGCCGGCGAGTCCAGGGAAAACCTGGTCATCGACGTGCCCCCGGGTACCAGCAAGCTGACCGTCAGCGCTTCCGGTGG
This genomic stretch from Marinihelvus fidelis harbors:
- the ccmB gene encoding heme exporter protein CcmB, translating into MNDHGPQSPAGAAFGPVFRRDLKLAFRRRAEILQPLVFLAVVVSLFPLGVSPSPQRLADMAPGVIWIAALLATVMSLDTLFRADWDDGSIEQWVVSGHSLTLVALARVCAHWLVAGLPIVLLSPLLSVWMQLPAEGAVILALTLAIGTPTLSAIGAIGSALTVGARRGGQLLSLLVFPLYVPVLILATNATGAAVDGLPYNGQLGLMVAMLVAAATLAPFAIAAALRLSLE
- the ccmA gene encoding heme ABC exporter ATP-binding protein CcmA; protein product: MLQATHLTLERHFHPVFAPVDLDVAAGELWVLTGANGSGKTTLLRLLAGLGAPSSGHVTRRVATAWIGHRLALKDDLDVLENLRLARDFAGSPTADLQAAAERVGLAAATRQMAGTLSAGQRKRCALARLLLAPASLWLLDEPYANLDREGAAMLDGLLAAHLASGGACVMSTHGDLKPAIAGFRELAIRPAEADA
- the gor gene encoding glutathione-disulfide reductase, which encodes MSQYDYDLFVIGAGSGGVRAARIAAGHGARVGICEESRVGGTCVIRGCVPKKLLSYAAHFAEEFEDAAGFGWTVGETRFDWATLVANKDREIDRLEGIYQSLLSGSGVDLVEGRGTLVDPHTVAVGERRITAERILLAVGGWPWVPDFPGREHVITSNEAFHLESLPGRVIVVGGGYIACEFAGIFNGLGSETHQVYRGDAVLRGFDDDVRRVVGREMTAKGVRFHLEDNIQAIRPVDGALRATLDSGDEIDADCVMYATGRVPKSEGLGLRAAGVDVRADGSVPVDEYSKTNVDSVFAVGDITHRVNLTPVALHEGHAFADTQFGGMPRPVDHAFVPSAVFSQPQVGSVGWPEHEARNHYGDIDVYRSEFRPMKHTLSGRQEKALMKMIVARETRKVVGLHVVGPDAPEIVQGFAVAVKCGLTKEQFDATIGIHPTAAEELVTMRQAVSD
- a CDS encoding S8 family serine peptidase, with amino-acid sequence MSTFLNSRPARALIVLLAAALASTALGKSADGRRTTATTQRYIVIYADDPLVRHLSNAPRDTAVLTSARHSAAKLPAGRLNVHSPTAASYMAVLDASQRDIEARASALLGRDLEPARRYRVATNGIAVDLDATEVKRLGKLDGIAGIYPDLVHRMNTDSGPVWIGADAIWNGLDGIPATEGEGVVVGIIDSGINWEHLSFADAGDDGGYDFVNPYGEQLGLCSQEDVLCNDKLVGVYDFVEDDPNTEVVEENTDGRDNTDHGSHVSSIAAGNPLSGLSIGSSPLVLSGVAPNANIVSYRACFLGDPDDFDDDGCQSSALLEAIDQAILDEVDVINYSIGSGPFSPWQAPTAMAFLEAYEAGIFVATSAGNDGPAAGSVGNPAMAPWIVAVGSATHDRVFANVLQNMQGGDTTPPMDMYGTSGTDQSPLGLTDIVHAADYGFPLCGTGPAELGQFCEDNTGASNPFEDGTFTGKIVVCDRGTYGRVEKGKNVLEAGAAGYVLANTELNGEATDSDEHCLPATHVGKTDGDILRSWLDSGIGHQAAFSGFTIAHVDSAGDLLSSFSSRGPTRPPAEDILKPNLLAPGFDILGASSEGAGAQSGFVFLNGTSMASPHVAGAAALLRAVDPDTTPAMIASALQLTATRELARNEVGEPATLHEVGHGRPRLSEAARAGLYFDETWTNFSAANPAFGGEPRNLNLPSLMDANCADSCEFTRVVKPLVPGKEWTVTPMDFPEGVEVTVTPGTFTLADGAEQSLAITVDVTGSSQIGDWVFGEIRMTADAVPDASMVVAVFASGGDLPAELDIASDQGAGTQVFELSGLAEITQGVYSAGGFVGLQKRTEGLVEDPSFDNAYDGGAGTFTQLVNVPADALWLHSSTEASDALDLDLFVGYDTNGNGLADESEELCASTTPEDLELCDIFTPREGQWWIVVQNWEDGIDEGGAGNGTTEQDATLVWGVVAESADSNLVATGPGIVEGGATFPLQVGWDNVAAVPGQRLMGAIAIGRSQATPGDIGVVPVWFQRSGLGSFPTRVLADERSHRFALAAGESRENLVIDVPPGTSKLTVSASGGNAEQNNGLELSLYRRDFDGAFTSAPNAAPLPAGSAEATMSGSGGVGPEIVIENPVVTGGESVSPGRWYAVVSNNGGSTAVVTVQADLEAGDNVIEPSWGLWQPASRPGLRQGYEYNVGGPNRAFLWYTFDSTGQPAWYLASGPDEGGNAWTADLYRFTNDGQTQWGAVVGEMTITVLDTHDQVFSWTLYGQSGTDRMEALARGCPTVGGSEQSISGSWYRGTAGLGGASVLVDGNNQGHIHYLFDDSGEPRWLTASGTADAGEMSLLQFEGYCASCAGNTAEISFSEVGTLMADFFSEDEGTWTLNYLFESPLSGNVDRTDVVEKLTNPVSCE